The Tenebrio molitor chromosome 5, icTenMoli1.1, whole genome shotgun sequence genome has a segment encoding these proteins:
- the mEFTs gene encoding elongation factor Ts, mitochondrial has protein sequence MISSKVLARFFHLQRPSLAAEKSLLATLRKKTGYTFANCKKALELHNNDLKQAEEWLKQQAQTLGWAKATKLEGRQTSQGLIGVAVNDKNAALVEVNCETDFVARNKEFQKIVEEATRSCLNYTQKQQNQNLVKISLSAEQLKNLPASDGKLLADHLALMIGSVGENASLKRAFCFKVRDDVHVTGYVHPSGSDGSVLLGKIGGLVALKQLVPKDVDLDQIGRELCQHVVGMNPKKVGTSLDKPAKDKEEETCLIHQEFLLDDSVTVQQVLEENEIEVVDFKRFECGEHTSEGADQPLELLETCQ, from the exons ATG ATCTCGTCCAAAGTGTTGGCGCGCTTTTTTCACCTCCAAAGGCCAAGTTTAGCTGCTGAGAAGTCATTACTGGCAACGCTCCGCAAGAAGACAGGATATACTTTTGCCAACTGTAAGAAGGCTCTGGAACTGCATAACAATGACTTGAAACAA GCTGAGGAATGGCTGAAACAGCAAGCACAAACTCTGGGTTGGGCTAAAGCTACAAAACTAGAAGGCAGACAGACTTCTCAAGGACTCATTGGAGTTGCAGTGAATGACAAGAATGCAGCTTTAGTAGAAGTTAATTGTGAAACTGATTTTGTTGCTCGAAATAAAGAATTTCAGAAGATTGTAGAGGAGGCCACAAGGAGTTGTCTGAATTACACTCAAAAGCAACAGAACCAAAACTTAGTAAAA atatCTCTGAGTGCCGAGCAGCTGAAAAATCTTCCAGCCAGTGACGGAAAACTTTTAGCAGACCATTTAGCATTGATGATTGGTTCAGTTGGTGAAAATGCGTCTTTGAAGCGGGCATTCTGCTTCAAAGTTCGAGATGACGTGCACGTGACAGGATACGTCCATCCCTCAGGCAGCGATGGTTCTGTTTTGCTGGGAAAAATCGGAGGTTTGGTAGCTTTAAAACAGTTAGTCCCAAAAGATGTGGATTTAGATCAGATCGGGCGGGAACTGTGCCAGCACGTGGTTGGCATGAATCCCAAAAAAGTTGGTACTTCTTTGGATAAGCCTGCTAAAGAtaaagaagaagaaacttgTCTGATTCATCAGGAGTTTTTACTAGACGACAGTGTAACGGTTCAACAAGTTTTAGAGGAAAATGAGATTGAAGTCGTCGATTTTAAGAGATTCGAATGTGGTGAGCACACCTCCGAAGGTGCGGACCAACCCTTAGAGTTACTAGAGACGTGCCAGTAG